In the Aquimarina spinulae genome, ATATTTTATTTCAAAATTTAATAGTAGATGAAACCCCAGATGGATTAAAAGATTTTGATAACAGTAGTGTACCAAGGATTGTTTTGTTCCAAACAGAAGAAGGAAAGAAAGGGGCTATAAAAATCAAAAAATACGTAGAAGCAGGACAGGAATCTTACATTTTAGTTGATATAAAAGTACAGAAAGAAGCACAGTAATACTTAGATCAGTATAGAGAAAATTAGTTGAGGTTAAGAAAAAGAGGGATACAAAAGTTTATGAAAAAAATGATATCAAAAATGAGCAATGAATTTGGGTATTTACTGATATTTCTTGTAGTGTCATGGAATGCAGTTTCACAACAAAAACCTGTACAGGTTACATCTCAATTGATTCCTCCTTATAGTCTTAGGCTATCAGAATATGAAACGAATACTACAGAAAAACTAATTGTTAACTTATACCTTACTGATATTAATACATTTAACCGGCAGGTTCGTTTAAAGTTATATATAGAGAATAATGCGGGGTTATCGATCCAAAGTAGTGATGTCGTTATAGGAGCACCTTCTATTTTTTTAGATGGCGGTATCTCATTACGATTAAGTAATCTGGATTTACGTCCTTATTTTTCTCTTCAGAATCTAAGAGGGGTTACTCCACAACAATATAATACCCCTTTGCCAGAAGGTTTATACCGCTTCTGTTTTGAAGTATACGATATAAAATCAGGCCAACAACTTTCTCGCAAAAGTTGTGTTGCTGCATATCTGTTACTTAATGATCCTCCTTTTTTAAATCTCCCCAAACGAGACGAACAAGTAGTGATTCGGGATCCACAGAATATCATTTTTCAGTGGACTCCTCGTCATCTTAACGCTACTAATGTAGAGTATGAGTTTACGTTATCAGAATTATGGGATAATGGTATGAATCCCCAGGCTGCTTTTTTAGCAAGTCGTCCTATTTACCAAACAACTACCTATGCAACGACTTTACTATATGGTCCTGGTGAAACCATGCTATTACCCGATAAGAAATATGGATGGCGGGTTCGGGCTATTGTAAGTGATGGGATTACTAAAAGTGCAGTTTTTAAAAATGATGGCTATAGTGAGATTTTTCATTTCACTTATGCCGGGGATTGTGTAGACCCTCAATTTATAATGGCCAAAGGAGTTAGTCCAGTTCAGGAAAAAATTACCTGGCAGGGCGTACAACACAAGCAATATATTGTAGAATATCGTAAGAAAGATGTAGAAAATGCGGTATGGTTTGGTAGTGAGAGACCCATTTTAGAAGAAGCAACCACGATTTATAAACTAACCCCTGGTACTACGTATGAGTTTAGAGTAGGAGGGCAATGCCAGGAAAATGGCCCATACACCTATTCACAGATTTATGAATTTACAACCCAGATAGAAGATGGGGAGAGCACTTATAATTGCGGGATCACACCAGAGATCAAAATCGAAAACCAGAACCTCTTACCAGAGTTAGTATCAGGAGATACGTTTACGGCAGGAGATTTTCCTGTATTGGTTCATGAGGTCTCTGGTCGTAATGGAAATTTCACTGGGATGGGTTGGATTAAAATTCCTTATCTCAATGATATTAGTGTAGGTGTGGTTTTTAAAGGAATTGCTATCAATACCGATTATGAGTTAATCAAAGGAATGGTAGAGACTACCTACGATGTAACCTGGAGCAATGTTGACGATATTGGAGATGAGATAGAAATGATCAAAGAAATAACTTCAGTATTATCAGATAAACTGAATGCCTTGATTGATAAAATAAAAGATGGAAAACTTACAGGTAAAGACCTTGATGCACTGGTTGATAAATTAAAAGATGATTTACCCAACGATAAAATTA is a window encoding:
- a CDS encoding fibronectin type III domain-containing protein, which translates into the protein MSNEFGYLLIFLVVSWNAVSQQKPVQVTSQLIPPYSLRLSEYETNTTEKLIVNLYLTDINTFNRQVRLKLYIENNAGLSIQSSDVVIGAPSIFLDGGISLRLSNLDLRPYFSLQNLRGVTPQQYNTPLPEGLYRFCFEVYDIKSGQQLSRKSCVAAYLLLNDPPFLNLPKRDEQVVIRDPQNIIFQWTPRHLNATNVEYEFTLSELWDNGMNPQAAFLASRPIYQTTTYATTLLYGPGETMLLPDKKYGWRVRAIVSDGITKSAVFKNDGYSEIFHFTYAGDCVDPQFIMAKGVSPVQEKITWQGVQHKQYIVEYRKKDVENAVWFGSERPILEEATTIYKLTPGTTYEFRVGGQCQENGPYTYSQIYEFTTQIEDGESTYNCGITPEIKIENQNLLPELVSGDTFTAGDFPVLVHEVSGRNGNFTGMGWIKIPYLNDISVGVVFKGIAINTDYELIKGMVETTYDVTWSNVDDIGDEIEMIKEITSVLSDKLNALIDKIKDGKLTGKDLDALVDKLKDDLPNDKIKEVTDKIKEIKDLEEDLANATTEKEKEKIKEQIKELNEDLAEILDETQKEVEDLIVNAIGKYYNQNKSQEEGLVAAYNVIFPQEITAVDTETASLDFEFEFEGEIVIDQIADEKKKEFGVQEKYHLYFLSKVLSENKDLLLSFVNKIKDKINLLNLLKQYQDNGDSDVDIVDKLAVEAKNALQTVIDEEKYKYLN